In a single window of the Paenibacillus sp. MMS20-IR301 genome:
- a CDS encoding manganese efflux pump, giving the protein MGIGGVYEGWGQLVTIAIMAVALGMDAFSLGVGIGMKGIRLLHVLQLSLLIAFFHVLMPLLGLFTGSYVGHLLGQVTTYAAGGLLVLLGGHMIVNSFRKDEGGGRGMDHRTFWGMLLISLSVSVDSFSVGVSLGMFVNSIILTVLAFGACGGVMSITGLLLGRRVSRGLGDYGEALGGAILLAFGLLFIF; this is encoded by the coding sequence ATGGGCATAGGCGGAGTATATGAAGGCTGGGGCCAGCTTGTAACGATTGCCATTATGGCAGTTGCACTGGGGATGGATGCATTCTCACTCGGTGTAGGAATCGGGATGAAGGGGATCCGTCTTTTGCATGTGCTGCAGCTAAGTCTGCTCATTGCTTTCTTTCATGTACTGATGCCGCTCCTGGGGTTGTTTACGGGGAGTTATGTCGGACATCTGCTTGGCCAGGTGACTACTTATGCTGCAGGCGGCCTGCTTGTTTTGCTCGGCGGACATATGATTGTGAATTCCTTCCGCAAGGATGAGGGCGGGGGCCGGGGGATGGATCACCGGACCTTCTGGGGCATGCTGCTGATTTCACTCAGTGTGAGTGTGGATTCTTTTTCTGTGGGAGTCTCTCTGGGAATGTTCGTGAATAGTATCATTCTTACGGTGCTTGCCTTCGGTGCCTGCGGGGGCGTAATGTCCATAACCGGACTGCTGCTGGGCAGAAGAGTGAGCCGCGGACTCGGGGATTACGGGGAGGCGCTTGGCGGAGCGATACTTTTAGCGTTTGGCTTGCTGTTCATCTTTTGA
- a CDS encoding low molecular weight protein arginine phosphatase — MLHILFVCTGNTCRSPMAEALMRKLAKERGMDVEVRSAGVSAISGTSISRHAAGILQDEGIDDRLVSSQLTGEAVSWADLVLTLTGGHKRHLLQYFPGAVNKTYTLKEYVQTQESVDADIRELDSLYADAELSIALGGEPSAADLQRIIEIRQRIPSFDISDPFGGSREDYELTAAEIRTALYSLLDKLESLRLP, encoded by the coding sequence ATGCTGCATATTTTATTCGTCTGCACAGGGAACACCTGCCGCAGTCCTATGGCTGAAGCACTGATGCGGAAGCTGGCGAAGGAGCGGGGAATGGATGTGGAGGTGCGGTCTGCCGGGGTTTCGGCGATTTCTGGTACTTCCATATCCAGGCATGCTGCAGGAATTCTGCAGGATGAAGGTATTGATGACCGCCTTGTATCCTCACAGCTGACTGGAGAGGCGGTATCCTGGGCTGATCTGGTGCTGACCCTGACCGGAGGACATAAGCGGCATTTGCTGCAATATTTCCCTGGTGCGGTGAACAAGACCTATACACTCAAAGAATATGTACAGACACAGGAATCGGTAGATGCGGATATCCGTGAGCTGGACAGCCTGTATGCCGATGCGGAGCTGAGCATTGCCCTCGGCGGGGAGCCGAGTGCTGCGGATCTGCAGCGGATTATTGAGATCCGCCAGCGGATTCCGAGCTTTGACATCAGCGATCCGTTTGGCGGCTCCCGCGAGGATTACGAGCTGACGGCAGCTGAGATCCGGACAGCGCTATACAGTCTGCTGGATAAACTGGAATCCCTGCGCCTGCCCTAA
- a CDS encoding TIGR01440 family protein, which produces MSAAAAAVTRELAEAGRLGPGKILVVGASTSEVAGVRIGTGGALEVAQQLLEGITAIAAGYGFHPVYQCCEHLNRSLVMERSLLESLGLREVAAVPVPGAGGSMAAAAYRSMTDPVLAESIEAHAGIDIGETLIGMHLRRVAVPFRPSLRYIGAARVNAAWSRPPLIGGERAVYRTPETSGSVNCD; this is translated from the coding sequence ATATCCGCTGCCGCTGCTGCGGTAACGCGCGAACTGGCAGAAGCGGGCAGGCTCGGCCCGGGTAAAATCCTGGTCGTCGGGGCCAGTACCAGTGAAGTTGCCGGTGTGCGGATTGGTACGGGCGGCGCGCTGGAGGTGGCGCAGCAGTTGCTGGAGGGTATAACAGCGATTGCTGCCGGATACGGTTTTCATCCGGTGTATCAATGCTGTGAGCATCTGAACCGTTCGCTGGTGATGGAGCGTTCCTTATTAGAATCGCTTGGTCTGAGGGAAGTGGCGGCTGTGCCGGTTCCCGGAGCCGGCGGCTCCATGGCTGCAGCAGCTTACCGCTCCATGACTGACCCGGTGCTGGCCGAGTCGATAGAGGCCCACGCCGGGATTGATATCGGCGAGACGCTGATTGGCATGCATCTCCGCCGGGTAGCCGTTCCGTTTCGTCCAAGCCTGCGTTATATCGGGGCAGCCCGGGTGAACGCAGCGTGGAGCAGACCGCCGTTAATCGGCGGAGAACGGGCGGTATACCGTACGCCGGAGACAAGCGGTTCGGTGAACTGCGACTGA
- the glyA gene encoding serine hydroxymethyltransferase — MEQLRKSDPAVLEAMGLELSRQRANIELIASENIVSEAVMEAMGSVLTNKYAEGYPGKRYYGGCEDVDIVENLARDRAKQLFGAEHANVQPHSGAQANMAVYLAALKPGDTVLGMNLAHGGHLTHGSPVNASGILYNFVAYGVQEDTFLIDYDEVRKAAFKHRPKMIVAGASAYPRTIDFAALGSIANDVGALFMVDMAHIAGLVAAGLHPSPVPHAHFVTTTTHKTLRGPRGGMILCRQPWAAAIDKAVFPGSQGGPLMHVIASKAVSFGEALQPSFKTYAENVVKNAKVLADTLIGEGVNIVSGGTDNHLMLLDTRNLSITGKDAEKVLDSIGITVNKNAIPFDPTSPFVTSGIRIGTPAVTSRGMDEQAMVSIGRIIANVLKNPQDEANLAQAAREVAELTEQYPIYPGLQY; from the coding sequence ATGGAACAATTGCGTAAGAGTGACCCGGCAGTACTGGAAGCGATGGGACTTGAACTAAGCCGTCAGCGTGCGAACATTGAACTCATTGCTTCAGAGAATATTGTAAGTGAAGCCGTAATGGAAGCCATGGGCTCTGTACTGACGAATAAATATGCCGAAGGGTATCCCGGCAAACGTTATTATGGCGGTTGTGAAGATGTGGATATTGTTGAGAACCTGGCCCGTGACCGCGCCAAGCAGCTGTTTGGTGCCGAGCATGCCAATGTGCAGCCGCATTCCGGCGCACAGGCCAATATGGCCGTATATCTTGCCGCGCTTAAACCGGGCGACACAGTTCTGGGTATGAACCTGGCGCATGGCGGCCACTTGACCCACGGCAGCCCAGTGAATGCCTCCGGCATTCTGTATAACTTTGTTGCTTATGGTGTACAGGAAGATACCTTCCTGATCGATTATGATGAAGTACGCAAGGCGGCCTTCAAACACCGCCCTAAGATGATTGTTGCCGGAGCAAGCGCTTATCCGCGGACGATCGACTTTGCCGCACTCGGTTCTATTGCCAATGATGTTGGTGCCTTGTTCATGGTAGATATGGCCCACATTGCCGGGCTGGTTGCTGCAGGACTTCATCCGAGTCCGGTGCCGCATGCCCATTTCGTAACTACAACTACGCACAAAACCTTGCGCGGACCGCGCGGCGGGATGATCCTGTGCAGACAGCCTTGGGCGGCTGCCATTGATAAGGCGGTATTCCCGGGTTCCCAGGGCGGGCCTCTGATGCATGTGATTGCTTCCAAGGCCGTTTCGTTCGGTGAGGCGCTGCAGCCTTCGTTCAAGACCTATGCCGAGAATGTGGTCAAGAATGCCAAGGTGCTGGCGGATACGCTGATTGGCGAAGGGGTTAATATCGTCTCAGGCGGTACTGATAACCATCTGATGCTGCTGGATACCCGTAATTTGAGCATAACCGGCAAGGATGCCGAGAAGGTGCTGGATTCCATCGGCATTACAGTCAACAAGAATGCGATTCCGTTTGATCCGACCAGCCCGTTTGTAACCAGCGGAATCCGGATCGGCACACCTGCGGTGACTTCGCGGGGAATGGATGAGCAGGCTATGGTTTCTATCGGCCGGATTATCGCGAACGTGCTGAAGAATCCGCAGGATGAAGCCAACCTGGCTCAGGCTGCCCGTGAGGTAGCGGAGCTTACAGAACAGTATCCGATCTATCCGGGACTGCAGTACTAA
- the upp gene encoding uracil phosphoribosyltransferase, which translates to MGKLVICDHPLIQHKLTFIRDVRTNTKEFREHVDEVATLMAYEITRDIPLETITVQTPVAETQSKVISGRMLGLIPILRAGLGMLEGVLKLLPAAKVGHVGLFRDPDTLQPVEYYIKLPTDVQERELIVIDPMLATGGSAIAAITSLKNRGCTQIKMMNLIAAPEGVAAVQAAHPDVDIYVAALDDHLNDHGYIVPGLGDAGDRLYGTK; encoded by the coding sequence ATGGGAAAATTGGTGATTTGCGATCATCCATTGATTCAGCACAAATTGACATTTATTCGCGATGTGCGGACGAACACGAAAGAATTCAGAGAGCATGTTGATGAAGTAGCCACACTTATGGCTTATGAGATTACGCGTGATATTCCGCTGGAGACGATTACTGTACAGACGCCGGTGGCAGAGACACAGAGTAAAGTGATCTCGGGAAGAATGCTGGGACTGATTCCGATTCTGCGCGCCGGACTTGGGATGCTGGAGGGCGTTCTGAAGCTGCTGCCTGCGGCTAAGGTGGGGCATGTCGGACTGTTCCGTGATCCGGATACACTGCAGCCGGTTGAATACTATATCAAGCTTCCTACAGATGTACAGGAACGTGAGCTGATTGTCATTGATCCGATGCTGGCTACAGGCGGTTCGGCAATTGCCGCAATTACTTCACTTAAGAACCGCGGCTGTACCCAGATTAAGATGATGAACCTGATTGCCGCTCCGGAAGGCGTTGCTGCCGTACAGGCTGCTCACCCTGATGTGGATATTTATGTGGCTGCACTGGACGATCATTTGAATGATCATGGTTATATTGTCCCGGGCCTTGGGGATGCCGGAGACAGACTATACGGAACTAAGTAA
- the wecB gene encoding non-hydrolyzing UDP-N-acetylglucosamine 2-epimerase → MSKIKVMTIFGVRPEAIKMAPLVLELNRHSEHIESIVCVTAQHRELLDQVLEVFKITPDYDLDVMKDRQTLNEITIRVLEGLEPVLCEVKPDLVLVHGDTLTTFLASYASFLQQIQVGHVEAGLRTWNKLSPYPEEMNRQLTGVLADLHFAPTDWSAGNLRHENKKESSIYITGNTVTDVFQYTVQPDYRHPVLDFASGKRLILMTAHRRESQGEPHRHIFRAVKRIADEFEDVAIVYPVHPSPAVKEPAHEILGGHPRIKLIDPLDVVDLHNFYPHTHLILTDSGGLQEEAPSFGVPVLVLRDTTERPEGIEAGTLELVGTDEEKVYQRTHALLTDQNLYQSMSRAANPYGDGKASERIVNAILHHFGVVNERPEEFHKTFTINE, encoded by the coding sequence ATGTCCAAAATTAAAGTAATGACGATTTTCGGAGTGCGCCCCGAGGCGATTAAGATGGCGCCTCTGGTTCTGGAACTGAACAGGCATTCCGAGCATATTGAGTCCATTGTCTGTGTAACTGCACAGCACCGGGAGCTATTGGATCAGGTCCTGGAGGTGTTTAAGATTACACCGGACTATGATCTCGATGTCATGAAGGACCGCCAGACACTCAACGAGATCACCATCCGGGTGCTTGAGGGCCTGGAGCCGGTGCTCTGTGAGGTTAAGCCGGATCTGGTGCTTGTGCACGGGGATACACTGACCACTTTCCTGGCCAGCTATGCATCCTTCCTGCAGCAGATTCAGGTTGGGCATGTGGAAGCAGGTCTCCGGACATGGAACAAGCTGTCGCCTTATCCGGAAGAAATGAACCGCCAGCTGACCGGCGTTCTTGCTGATTTGCATTTTGCCCCGACCGATTGGTCAGCGGGCAATCTGAGACACGAGAACAAAAAAGAATCAAGTATTTATATCACAGGCAACACCGTAACCGATGTGTTTCAATATACCGTACAGCCGGACTATCGGCATCCCGTACTGGATTTTGCTTCAGGAAAAAGACTTATTTTAATGACGGCGCACCGCAGAGAGTCCCAAGGCGAACCGCACCGTCATATTTTCCGTGCTGTCAAAAGAATCGCTGATGAATTTGAAGATGTAGCCATTGTGTATCCTGTACATCCGAGTCCTGCAGTGAAGGAACCGGCCCATGAGATCCTTGGCGGACACCCTAGAATTAAGCTGATTGATCCGTTGGATGTCGTTGACCTGCATAATTTTTATCCGCATACCCACCTGATATTGACCGATTCCGGCGGCCTGCAGGAGGAAGCTCCCTCCTTTGGAGTTCCTGTGCTTGTGCTGCGTGATACAACCGAGCGCCCGGAAGGGATCGAGGCCGGAACACTGGAGCTTGTGGGGACGGACGAGGAGAAGGTGTATCAACGGACACATGCTCTTTTGACCGATCAGAATCTGTATCAGTCCATGAGCCGGGCCGCCAACCCGTATGGAGACGGCAAAGCCTCCGAAAGAATTGTCAATGCGATTTTGCACCATTTCGGTGTTGTTAATGAACGTCCGGAAGAGTTTCACAAAACGTTCACAATTAATGAATGA
- a CDS encoding AtpZ/AtpI family protein — MQEQKNGAGLGRIALVLGSAGSLLAAYIIIGFFVARWLQNQLDGPKFWLAIGTISGMILGIVNVALLIKKFLGEQNG; from the coding sequence ATGCAGGAACAAAAGAACGGGGCCGGACTGGGCCGGATCGCTTTGGTCCTCGGCAGTGCAGGCAGCTTGCTTGCCGCTTACATTATTATAGGTTTTTTTGTGGCAAGGTGGCTGCAGAACCAGCTGGACGGACCTAAGTTTTGGCTGGCCATCGGTACAATATCCGGAATGATTCTGGGGATTGTCAATGTTGCCTTGCTAATCAAAAAATTTCTGGGGGAGCAAAATGGATAA
- a CDS encoding ATP synthase subunit I, with protein sequence MDNMTPMINTVTRLTVIIMSGLLMGWALHHETRAVTLGMSLGLLAGLVNYRYLAVKVRNVTHSVANQDGKSFSLGFTTRICFAILATMFSVKIEHFSLEATIAGLFIPQLLSIPVGIYLGIKNKL encoded by the coding sequence ATGGATAATATGACTCCCATGATCAATACCGTTACGCGGCTGACAGTCATTATTATGTCAGGCTTGCTAATGGGATGGGCTCTTCATCATGAAACCCGTGCTGTAACTCTGGGAATGTCGCTGGGCCTGCTGGCCGGACTGGTGAACTACCGTTATCTTGCTGTCAAGGTAAGGAATGTAACACATTCGGTTGCAAATCAGGATGGCAAGTCTTTCAGCCTTGGTTTTACTACCAGAATATGCTTTGCGATTCTGGCCACTATGTTTTCTGTCAAAATTGAGCATTTCTCATTGGAGGCAACGATTGCCGGCCTGTTCATCCCCCAGCTTCTATCTATTCCCGTGGGGATATATTTAGGAATCAAGAATAAGCTGTAG
- the atpB gene encoding F0F1 ATP synthase subunit A → MHEMPLIYVGGIPIDLSAVLMLVISSVIVFVLVMLSVRNLSVENPSKLQNFMEWVVEFVQGVISSAMDLKKGKPYISLGLTLILFIFVSNLLGLPFSFVTEAEGPVKIFGHVIEATRNLAHGEHVEILWYKSPTADINVTAGLALVVFVLMNYLGIKLNGKHYFKHYIEPFPIFLPLNIIENLAKPVALAIRLFANIFAGEVLITVILKLGLFSIPFLAVWQGFSIFVGALQAFIFTILTMVYIAQMTIHEEDAH, encoded by the coding sequence ATGCATGAAATGCCTTTAATCTATGTCGGCGGAATACCAATTGACCTGTCCGCTGTCCTGATGCTTGTAATCAGTTCAGTGATTGTGTTCGTTCTGGTGATGCTGTCTGTCCGCAACCTGTCTGTCGAGAATCCGTCGAAGCTCCAGAACTTTATGGAGTGGGTGGTTGAATTCGTACAGGGAGTTATCAGCAGCGCCATGGATTTGAAGAAAGGAAAGCCTTACATATCACTGGGATTGACGCTGATACTGTTTATCTTCGTCTCCAATCTCCTTGGTCTGCCGTTTTCCTTTGTCACAGAAGCAGAAGGGCCGGTTAAGATTTTCGGACATGTGATTGAAGCAACCAGAAACCTGGCGCATGGTGAACATGTGGAGATTCTCTGGTACAAGTCGCCGACTGCGGATATTAATGTCACTGCCGGGCTGGCGCTTGTTGTGTTTGTACTAATGAACTATCTGGGCATTAAGCTCAATGGCAAACATTACTTCAAACACTATATTGAGCCGTTCCCGATCTTCTTGCCGCTGAACATCATTGAGAACCTGGCAAAGCCGGTGGCGCTGGCCATCCGTCTATTCGCCAACATCTTTGCCGGTGAAGTTCTGATTACCGTTATTTTGAAGCTCGGATTATTCAGTATTCCGTTCCTGGCCGTATGGCAGGGCTTCAGTATCTTTGTCGGAGCACTTCAGGCCTTTATCTTTACGATTCTGACGATGGTATACATCGCGCAGATGACGATTCATGAGGAAGACGCGCATTAA
- the atpE gene encoding F0F1 ATP synthase subunit C, with translation MEFLAAAIAVGLGALGAGLGNGMIVSRTVESIARQPEARNALQTTMFIGVGIVEVIPLAATVIAFLIMFS, from the coding sequence ATGGAATTTTTGGCAGCAGCAATCGCGGTTGGTTTGGGCGCACTCGGTGCAGGTCTTGGTAACGGTATGATCGTCAGCAGAACAGTTGAATCTATTGCCCGTCAGCCGGAAGCACGCAACGCCCTGCAGACAACAATGTTTATCGGTGTAGGTATCGTCGAAGTTATTCCGTTGGCCGCTACAGTTATTGCATTCCTGATCATGTTTTCTTAA
- the atpF gene encoding F0F1 ATP synthase subunit B — translation MTIVWTNILFSIIAFGILYFLLSKFAFSKLFGVMDKRREMVLQQMDEAAKTREQAVAYVEEQKQALQQARQEAQAIIQQSQTTGSNQLDKILEQAHAEASRLKDEAVRDIENEKNKAVEALRSELGTASVRIASKLLEKEVKADGEQEQLVDQYLKEVGGRS, via the coding sequence GTGACTATAGTTTGGACAAATATATTGTTTTCCATTATCGCCTTCGGGATCCTGTATTTCCTGCTCAGCAAATTTGCTTTCAGCAAGCTGTTCGGAGTTATGGACAAACGCCGCGAGATGGTGCTGCAGCAGATGGATGAAGCAGCTAAGACCAGAGAACAGGCGGTCGCTTATGTAGAAGAACAGAAGCAGGCACTTCAGCAGGCACGCCAGGAGGCTCAGGCTATCATCCAGCAGTCCCAGACTACAGGCAGCAATCAGCTGGACAAGATTCTTGAGCAGGCTCATGCCGAAGCAAGCCGTCTTAAAGATGAGGCTGTACGGGATATTGAGAACGAGAAGAACAAGGCAGTGGAAGCTTTGCGCAGCGAGCTGGGAACAGCGTCGGTCCGTATTGCCTCAAAGCTGCTTGAAAAAGAAGTGAAAGCTGACGGTGAACAGGAGCAGCTCGTTGATCAATACCTCAAAGAGGTAGGAGGCCGCTCATGA
- a CDS encoding F0F1 ATP synthase subunit delta codes for MSRDTVVAGRYAKALYGAAVDEGITLEVEAQLKTVVDVLHFDAEVKQFILAPRISQTDKLNVLRTALKGKVSEAVMNTVELLVERRRTDIFEELLAAYIKIEGDALGIGDATVYSAYSLSQAEQDQVAAEFSQLTGRKIRVTNVVDTSLLGGLKVVIGDKLYDGSLSGKLTRLEKSFNDKQRR; via the coding sequence ATGAGCCGCGATACGGTAGTTGCCGGGCGCTATGCCAAAGCCTTGTACGGTGCAGCGGTGGATGAAGGCATTACGCTTGAGGTGGAAGCTCAGCTTAAGACAGTCGTTGATGTGCTGCATTTCGATGCAGAGGTGAAACAGTTTATTCTTGCACCTCGTATTTCCCAGACCGACAAGCTGAATGTGCTGCGTACAGCACTGAAGGGTAAAGTCTCTGAAGCGGTAATGAATACGGTGGAACTTCTGGTAGAGCGGCGCAGAACTGATATTTTTGAAGAGCTGCTGGCTGCATACATCAAGATCGAAGGCGATGCCCTTGGCATTGGTGATGCTACTGTCTACTCTGCGTACTCCCTGAGCCAGGCGGAACAGGATCAGGTGGCAGCAGAGTTCAGCCAGCTTACCGGGCGCAAGATTCGTGTAACCAATGTGGTGGATACAAGCCTGCTCGGCGGACTTAAGGTTGTTATCGGCGATAAGCTGTATGACGGCAGTTTGTCCGGCAAGCTTACGCGTCTAGAGAAATCCTTTAATGATAAGCAAAGAAGATAG
- the atpA gene encoding F0F1 ATP synthase subunit alpha yields MGIRPEEISTLIKSQIEQYKTDIEVAEIGTVIQVGDGIARVYGLENAMAGELLEFSNGVVGMALNLEESNVGVVILGEYTAIREGDQVKRTGQIMQVPVGEAMLGRVVNALGQPLDGKGPIATTEFRPVEHNAPGVIDRKSVHEPMQTGLKAIDAMVPIGRGQRELIIGDRQTGKTAIAIDAIINQKGNGMKCIYVAIGQKQSTVAQVVETLRRHGALEYTIVVTASASEPSPLLYIAPYAGCAMGEYFMYKGEHVLVIYDDLSKQASAYRELSLLLRRPPGREAFPGDVFYLHSRLLERAAKLSDALGGGSLTALPFIETQASDVSAYIPTNVISITDGQIFLESDLFNSGQRPAINVGISVSRVGGSAQIKAMKKVAGSLRLDLAQYRELQAFSQFGSDLDKSTQARLNRGARMMEILKQGVNQPLTVEHQVLSLYTAVKGHLDDIPVKDVKRFEKEFLAFIDSSAVEILKSITDTKDLTADNEAALKDAIAKFKRGFATS; encoded by the coding sequence TTGGGCATCAGACCTGAAGAGATCAGCACTTTGATCAAAAGTCAAATTGAGCAATATAAAACCGATATCGAAGTGGCCGAAATCGGCACCGTCATTCAAGTCGGCGACGGTATCGCCCGTGTCTACGGTCTGGAAAACGCAATGGCAGGGGAACTGCTGGAGTTCTCCAACGGTGTAGTGGGCATGGCGCTGAACCTGGAAGAAAGCAACGTCGGTGTTGTTATCCTGGGTGAATACACAGCCATCCGTGAAGGCGATCAAGTGAAACGTACAGGACAAATCATGCAGGTTCCGGTAGGCGAAGCCATGCTGGGCCGCGTAGTTAATGCACTGGGCCAGCCGCTTGACGGCAAAGGGCCGATTGCTACAACTGAATTCCGTCCTGTAGAGCACAATGCGCCAGGGGTTATCGACCGTAAATCGGTTCATGAACCGATGCAGACGGGCCTTAAGGCAATTGATGCAATGGTCCCTATCGGCCGCGGACAACGCGAGCTGATCATTGGTGACCGTCAGACTGGTAAGACAGCCATCGCAATCGATGCGATCATCAACCAAAAGGGCAACGGGATGAAATGTATCTATGTTGCTATCGGACAAAAACAATCTACTGTAGCACAGGTAGTAGAAACTCTCCGCCGCCATGGCGCTCTGGAGTACACTATCGTGGTGACCGCATCGGCTTCCGAGCCTTCTCCGCTGCTCTACATTGCTCCATACGCAGGCTGCGCAATGGGCGAATACTTCATGTACAAGGGCGAGCACGTGCTTGTAATCTATGATGACCTTTCGAAGCAGGCTTCGGCTTACCGCGAATTGTCCCTGCTGCTCCGCCGTCCTCCGGGCCGCGAAGCGTTCCCGGGTGATGTATTCTATCTGCATTCCCGCCTGCTGGAACGTGCGGCTAAGCTCAGCGATGCGCTTGGTGGTGGTTCATTAACCGCTCTCCCGTTCATCGAAACACAGGCTTCGGACGTATCGGCTTACATTCCTACGAACGTAATCTCGATTACGGACGGTCAAATCTTCCTTGAATCCGACCTGTTCAACTCCGGACAGCGTCCGGCGATTAACGTTGGTATCTCTGTATCCCGTGTAGGGGGCTCCGCGCAGATTAAGGCGATGAAGAAGGTTGCAGGCTCTCTGCGTCTGGATCTTGCCCAATACCGCGAGCTGCAGGCGTTCTCCCAGTTCGGTTCCGATCTGGATAAATCTACGCAGGCCCGTCTGAACCGCGGTGCGCGTATGATGGAGATTCTGAAGCAGGGCGTAAACCAGCCGCTTACAGTTGAACATCAGGTGCTTAGTTTGTACACAGCTGTTAAGGGACATCTGGATGATATTCCTGTCAAAGACGTAAAACGTTTCGAGAAGGAATTCCTGGCGTTCATCGACAGCAGTGCTGTAGAAATCCTGAAGTCCATTACCGATACCAAGGATTTGACGGCAGACAACGAAGCTGCGCTTAAAGATGCGATCGCGAAATTCAAAAGAGGCTTTGCTACAAGCTAA
- the atpG gene encoding ATP synthase F1 subunit gamma: MARSMRDIKRQIKSVQNTRQITKAMEMVAASKLRKAQEKAEAARPYAEKLKEVVSSIAAGTQDVQHPMLVSRPVKKTGYLIITSDRGLAGGYNANILRKVTMLLAERHKSKDEYALFVIGRKGRDFLRRREYPIVEEITELSDTPKFADIKSLAYSAVSQFETGVYDELYICYNQFVNAISQVPTVDRLLPMEDVGAGKHHGATAAYEYEPSPEGVLEVLLPKYAETLIYGALLNGKASELGAKMTAMGSATKNASKMIGELRLTYNRARQAAITQEITEIVAGANAQS; encoded by the coding sequence ATGGCAAGAAGCATGCGCGATATTAAACGTCAAATTAAGAGTGTCCAGAACACACGGCAGATCACCAAAGCGATGGAGATGGTTGCCGCCTCCAAGCTGCGCAAGGCACAGGAGAAAGCGGAAGCTGCCCGTCCTTACGCGGAGAAGCTTAAAGAGGTGGTCTCGAGTATTGCCGCCGGTACGCAGGATGTCCAGCATCCGATGCTGGTCAGCCGGCCTGTCAAAAAAACAGGTTATCTGATCATCACCTCGGACAGAGGTCTTGCCGGGGGCTACAATGCCAACATTCTGCGTAAAGTTACAATGCTTCTCGCAGAACGGCATAAGTCCAAGGATGAATATGCGCTGTTTGTGATCGGCCGCAAAGGCCGTGACTTCCTGCGCCGCCGTGAGTACCCCATTGTAGAGGAAATTACCGAGCTGTCGGATACCCCGAAGTTTGCTGACATCAAGTCGCTTGCTTATTCCGCGGTAAGCCAGTTCGAAACAGGCGTCTACGATGAGCTGTACATCTGCTACAACCAGTTTGTTAATGCGATCAGCCAGGTTCCGACTGTAGACAGACTTCTGCCTATGGAGGATGTAGGAGCAGGCAAGCATCATGGTGCAACAGCAGCCTATGAATATGAACCGTCGCCGGAAGGTGTGCTGGAGGTTCTGCTTCCTAAGTACGCCGAAACTTTAATTTACGGTGCTCTTCTGAACGGTAAAGCCAGTGAGCTGGGAGCTAAGATGACAGCTATGGGCAGTGCAACGAAGAACGCGTCAAAAATGATCGGAGAACTTAGACTTACGTACAACCGTGCCCGTCAGGCGGCCATTACGCAAGAAATTACCGAGATCGTGGCTGGTGCGAACGCGCAGTCTTAA